One genomic segment of Cardinium endosymbiont of Philonthus spinipes includes these proteins:
- a CDS encoding sodium:solute symporter family transporter, which translates to MICLNMPLYIVATFLVLTLVVGIYFSRKKTNFREYAVGNKQFATATLVATVLATLYGGGGLIRNIESTHQLGLWWVLLVILDSSGFWVISKLALRMGPFMGHFSMAETIGSIYGKYPRVMAALVGICGSIVSITIQINVISKAIIMCLGAIDPRIPTIFATLLLIFYASFGGVRAVTFTDVLQFLTFSIIIPLLAWFVFVKVGKPVSEIVPILQNESKFQFSTVFHSSAKLVSMLLLLLSLIIWYINPALMQRVYMSSGPIQARKVFSHAILFNIIIISFIILIGLFVFAGAPDLPKEGVWGYVVAHIPSTFKGFVAISLLAMAMSSADSDLNACSVMVSHDIVKSIQKEKEIADVHQLKIARWTTLVVGLLAMLLAFRCQDLLTLMYWSLDFFVPISVAPFILAIFGFRGTARTALIGMATGVLTILAWNKWIVPLTEMDGSFIAMLANGLAMLVAHYLLKQPESSGWVGPDHQFKQIQQAHARKRAERKEAFKNGWANRKVTLASLLPSDAAVRLTGLYMVTTAVLDYWFIKPDHIYWAVCQGLLGALFTSSKTFFSKSVPDWFVGLVWLIGLSVYLPVHLLWQWWHLIDPIFTASLSLTHYAIILWVLPVYLGIGIVATTLSLAIYPIATGLSFPLLFSLFPLFIANLLVFVIIIGLKVKMGSYTTQILYLKHQEKIRAAQKLKASLYDSAIVPDAMVRKAKGYGTILTQVIGKIEESISFLDSNVPLYKQDFQSIINKLYDWVAYFNRRAKAKKHALLQPTKIALDKLLRKVELALSQEVADPPRLLVEQASDLYEPSSGHIVCDINQVVYLLVQAVLRIGKLEEACGPVVRIQLHPTALRFKQADPVDGNHPAYMLFQATALLISQATVAPELQVKECYDDVVEASHHQACEETSLSVDLQQETISSIVGAHYGYLEILDTSNQPAMLLILPNDVTDILSKMTAKLPLDCLSSASPVTPKEQADSMMTLMQFYDYVSKSSYQSDPIDAGTVSHLLLLLREHFGFKRHASGQLFYVRAVGIAELVVDWVFHSPKVIYASLLYELVRHTCLPLSYVKEHYNLGVYAFVLNVVGIDKRQALDHPSLLYVQNRLKEALKEDHIQLSVLFIKLAERLYDLRHAAGYIHLTEVHHMAQETLAIDVKLANTYLAPEIGAALENAAKKALELCKDISKGEEKEQGS; encoded by the coding sequence ATGATCTGCTTGAATATGCCGCTATATATAGTGGCGACTTTTTTGGTATTAACCTTGGTGGTAGGTATCTACTTTAGTAGAAAAAAAACCAATTTTCGAGAATATGCAGTGGGAAATAAGCAATTTGCTACCGCTACTTTGGTGGCTACGGTATTGGCTACTTTGTATGGAGGAGGCGGGCTAATACGTAATATAGAGTCTACGCATCAGCTTGGGTTATGGTGGGTGCTCCTTGTTATTTTAGATTCCTCCGGTTTCTGGGTTATTAGTAAGTTAGCATTGCGTATGGGTCCATTTATGGGCCATTTTTCTATGGCAGAGACGATTGGTAGTATCTATGGCAAGTATCCAAGGGTTATGGCTGCTCTGGTTGGTATTTGTGGTAGTATCGTTTCGATTACCATTCAAATTAATGTAATATCTAAGGCGATTATTATGTGTTTGGGTGCGATTGACCCCCGTATACCCACGATATTTGCTACTTTACTGCTTATTTTTTATGCCAGTTTCGGGGGTGTTCGTGCCGTTACCTTTACAGATGTATTGCAGTTTCTAACCTTTTCTATTATTATTCCTCTTTTGGCTTGGTTTGTCTTTGTAAAAGTAGGTAAACCAGTTTCAGAAATTGTGCCTATACTGCAGAACGAATCTAAGTTTCAATTTAGTACTGTATTCCATTCTAGTGCCAAGTTAGTGAGTATGTTGCTACTACTTCTATCTTTGATAATATGGTATATAAACCCTGCACTTATGCAACGTGTATATATGTCTTCTGGCCCTATACAGGCTCGAAAAGTTTTTTCTCATGCAATTCTTTTTAATATTATTATAATTTCTTTTATCATTCTAATTGGCCTATTTGTCTTTGCAGGAGCACCAGATTTACCTAAAGAAGGGGTTTGGGGCTATGTAGTAGCCCATATCCCTTCTACCTTTAAAGGATTTGTTGCGATTAGTTTACTGGCTATGGCTATGTCTTCAGCTGATTCTGATTTAAACGCTTGTTCTGTTATGGTGAGCCATGATATAGTGAAAAGCATACAAAAGGAAAAAGAAATAGCTGATGTGCATCAGCTTAAAATAGCTCGATGGACTACGCTAGTGGTGGGCCTATTGGCTATGTTGCTAGCTTTTCGTTGTCAAGACCTATTAACATTAATGTATTGGAGCCTTGATTTTTTTGTGCCTATAAGCGTTGCTCCTTTTATCTTAGCTATTTTTGGCTTTCGTGGTACTGCCCGTACTGCTTTGATTGGTATGGCTACAGGCGTGCTTACTATTTTAGCCTGGAACAAATGGATTGTGCCCTTAACAGAGATGGATGGCTCCTTTATTGCTATGCTGGCCAATGGATTGGCTATGCTGGTTGCACACTATTTACTCAAGCAGCCAGAAAGTTCAGGTTGGGTTGGTCCGGATCACCAATTTAAACAAATACAACAGGCACATGCGCGTAAGCGGGCGGAACGAAAAGAGGCTTTTAAAAATGGTTGGGCCAATAGAAAAGTTACATTGGCCAGCCTGCTGCCTAGTGATGCTGCCGTACGTTTAACGGGCCTCTATATGGTTACTACTGCTGTTTTGGATTATTGGTTTATTAAACCAGATCATATCTATTGGGCTGTATGCCAAGGCCTTTTAGGTGCGCTTTTTACCTCTTCTAAAACTTTCTTTAGCAAGTCGGTACCTGATTGGTTTGTTGGCCTGGTTTGGCTGATAGGGTTATCGGTTTACCTTCCTGTCCATCTGCTTTGGCAATGGTGGCATCTGATAGACCCAATCTTTACTGCATCTTTATCTTTGACCCATTATGCGATCATCTTATGGGTACTCCCCGTCTACTTGGGTATAGGAATTGTAGCCACTACTTTATCCTTAGCTATTTATCCCATTGCTACTGGATTGTCTTTTCCACTATTATTTTCCCTATTTCCTCTATTTATAGCGAATCTACTAGTGTTTGTTATCATCATTGGATTGAAGGTCAAAATGGGTAGCTATACTACGCAAATTCTTTACTTAAAGCATCAAGAAAAGATTAGAGCAGCCCAAAAGCTAAAAGCCTCCCTCTATGACTCAGCTATAGTGCCGGATGCTATGGTGCGTAAGGCCAAAGGATATGGCACTATTTTAACGCAAGTAATAGGCAAAATTGAGGAATCTATCTCTTTTTTAGATAGTAATGTTCCTCTTTATAAGCAAGACTTCCAGAGTATTATCAATAAACTTTATGATTGGGTAGCCTACTTCAATAGGAGGGCCAAGGCTAAAAAGCATGCCCTGTTGCAACCTACTAAAATTGCCTTAGACAAGCTGCTTCGCAAAGTGGAGTTGGCCTTGTCGCAAGAGGTAGCGGACCCACCTAGGTTATTGGTAGAACAAGCAAGTGATCTGTATGAGCCGTCTTCTGGCCATATTGTATGTGATATCAACCAAGTAGTCTATTTATTGGTTCAGGCTGTTTTGCGTATTGGTAAGCTAGAAGAAGCTTGTGGACCAGTTGTGCGCATACAGCTCCATCCGACTGCTTTGCGGTTTAAGCAAGCTGATCCTGTTGATGGGAACCATCCTGCTTATATGCTTTTTCAAGCTACAGCTTTGTTAATAAGCCAGGCTACTGTGGCTCCTGAGCTGCAAGTAAAGGAGTGCTATGATGATGTGGTAGAGGCTAGCCATCATCAAGCATGCGAAGAAACGTCACTATCCGTAGATCTTCAGCAGGAAACTATTTCAAGTATTGTTGGCGCCCATTATGGCTATTTGGAAATACTGGATACTAGCAATCAACCCGCCATGTTACTGATACTTCCTAATGACGTCACAGATATCTTGAGTAAGATGACTGCTAAACTACCACTAGATTGTTTAAGCTCAGCATCTCCTGTCACCCCTAAGGAACAGGCAGATTCGATGATGACATTGATGCAGTTCTATGACTATGTCTCCAAATCTTCTTATCAATCAGATCCTATTGATGCAGGTACAGTTTCTCATCTGCTTTTATTATTGCGAGAACATTTTGGCTTTAAGCGGCATGCTTCGGGTCAATTGTTTTATGTACGTGCGGTAGGCATTGCTGAATTGGTGGTAGATTGGGTTTTTCACTCTCCTAAAGTGATTTATGCCTCTTTGCTCTATGAATTGGTACGCCATACCTGTTTGCCGCTCTCTTATGTGAAGGAGCATTATAACTTAGGCGTCTATGCCTTTGTATTGAATGTAGTAGGGATAGATAAGCGGCAAGCGCTGGATCACCCTTCATTGCTGTATGTGCAGAATCGCTTGAAGGAAGCACTTAAGGAAGATCATATACAGCTTTCTGTTCTATTTATCAAACTAGCCGAACGACTCTATGACCTACGACATGCTGCAGGTTATATTCATCTAACAGAGGTTCACCATATGGCACAGGAAACCCTTGCCATAGATGTTAAGCTAGCCAATACATACTTGGCTCCAGAGATAGGTGCAGCATTGGAAAATGCAGCTAAAAAGGCACTGGAGCTTTGTAAGGATATCAGCAAAGGTGAAGAAAAAGAGCAAGGCAGTTAG
- the mutL gene encoding DNA mismatch repair endonuclease MutL: MSTIRLLSDLLINQIAAGEVVQRPASVVKELLDNAIDAASKNIKIVIKDSGKQLIQVIDDGIGMDEVDARTCFEKHATSKIANTNDLFNIQTMGFRGEAMASIAAVAQVEMETRLHKAPIGIFIAIEGSKIRKQEAIATAPGTKVSVKNLFYNVPARRSFLKSNPVEFKHILEEVQHAALARTEIGWKLYHNDTEIYNLSPEKLSHRIVHLFGESYKKQLLPCKETTNIVTIEGYIGKPEQAKKTRGEQFLFVNQRFIKSPFLNHAIKNAYERLLPADSFPFYALYLTIDPQWIDINVHPTKTEIKFQDEKALYAILQAAIKKSLATHHVVDSLDFEQDTNFSLLRFTNPIQINNTEKERNYSQFKITHATPSLSPPKDWQSLFGDTTSSNTTPTSDQMDEPLQHQHGAGTAVQLYASYIIVQVQSGALLIDQQAAHERVLYEKFIDHFQNKSGASQQLLIPEHLIVNPVDYMVLLDNEAILRSLGFIIDPFGESTIIIHGYPAELSHHAPKQLLEGLIEQFKWNNSKHKLETSECFIRALAKKASISHGTKLNGIEIDALLAQLFSSSNTMYAPDGRKICVVLSKDSLATLLQ, encoded by the coding sequence ATGAGTACAATTCGTCTTCTCTCTGATTTACTGATTAATCAAATAGCAGCTGGGGAAGTAGTACAACGCCCTGCTTCCGTTGTCAAAGAACTACTCGATAACGCGATAGATGCGGCAAGTAAAAACATAAAAATTGTTATAAAAGATTCTGGAAAGCAGCTTATTCAAGTTATTGATGATGGTATAGGCATGGATGAAGTCGACGCACGCACCTGTTTTGAAAAGCATGCTACTTCTAAGATTGCCAATACGAATGATTTATTTAACATTCAAACCATGGGGTTTCGAGGAGAAGCAATGGCCTCTATAGCAGCGGTGGCACAGGTAGAAATGGAAACCCGTCTGCATAAAGCGCCTATCGGCATCTTTATTGCTATAGAAGGCTCTAAGATCAGAAAACAGGAAGCAATCGCTACTGCACCAGGCACTAAGGTGAGTGTTAAAAATCTATTTTATAACGTACCAGCCCGAAGAAGCTTCTTAAAATCTAACCCTGTAGAATTCAAGCACATACTAGAAGAAGTGCAACATGCTGCACTGGCTAGAACAGAGATTGGCTGGAAGCTTTACCACAACGATACGGAAATATATAACCTATCACCAGAAAAGTTAAGCCACAGAATTGTGCATCTATTTGGAGAAAGTTATAAAAAACAACTACTCCCCTGTAAAGAAACAACCAATATAGTAACAATAGAAGGTTACATAGGCAAACCAGAACAAGCAAAAAAAACCAGGGGAGAACAATTTTTGTTTGTAAACCAGCGTTTTATAAAAAGCCCATTTCTAAACCATGCGATTAAAAATGCCTATGAAAGGCTTTTACCAGCGGACAGTTTTCCTTTTTATGCCCTTTACTTAACCATTGACCCTCAATGGATTGATATAAACGTACACCCTACCAAAACAGAGATTAAGTTTCAAGATGAGAAAGCACTCTATGCGATTTTGCAAGCGGCCATTAAAAAAAGTTTAGCGACCCATCATGTAGTTGATTCTTTAGACTTTGAACAGGATACTAATTTTTCGCTGTTGCGCTTTACAAATCCTATCCAAATCAACAACACAGAAAAAGAACGCAATTATAGCCAGTTTAAAATAACGCATGCTACGCCATCTTTGTCACCACCTAAAGATTGGCAAAGTTTATTTGGCGATACTACAAGCAGCAACACAACGCCCACATCAGACCAAATGGATGAGCCATTGCAGCATCAACATGGAGCAGGAACAGCTGTACAATTGTATGCCAGCTATATCATTGTGCAGGTGCAGTCTGGTGCGCTACTCATTGATCAACAAGCAGCCCATGAACGGGTATTATACGAAAAGTTTATAGACCATTTTCAAAACAAAAGTGGTGCATCGCAACAATTGCTTATACCAGAACACCTAATAGTAAACCCCGTTGATTATATGGTTTTACTAGACAATGAAGCTATTTTACGTTCATTAGGTTTTATCATTGACCCATTTGGCGAATCTACTATTATTATTCATGGTTATCCAGCTGAACTCAGCCACCATGCACCCAAGCAATTATTGGAAGGGTTAATAGAGCAGTTCAAATGGAACAACAGCAAGCATAAACTGGAAACATCAGAATGTTTTATCAGAGCGTTGGCCAAAAAAGCAAGCATATCACATGGTACCAAACTAAATGGAATCGAAATAGATGCATTATTGGCACAGCTATTTTCATCTAGCAATACGATGTATGCGCCAGATGGAAGAAAAATATGTGTTGTGTTATCAAAAGATAGCTTGGCAACTTTGTTGCAATAA
- a CDS encoding aminopeptidase P family protein codes for MRYRAIDPNLFIENRKKLVAHLNTNSLVVFHANDLMPKNTDGTMPFVQNSDLFYLSGIDQEETIVLLYPDAPKEEWKEILFIKETDAQLAIWEGNTYTKTTATAISGIATVHWTSQFKQVFHTLMGLADRVYLNSNEHPRAHCSIATKDRRFISWCKDHYPLHEYGRIAPIMQQLRGIKEETEITFIQEACNITEAGFRSVLPMVRPGLMEYEIEAVLSYEFLRRGSKGFAYAPIVASGANSCTLHYIHNDQPCPAGELLLIDVGAEYAHYSADITRVIPIDGKFTSRQRKVYNAVLRILKAAQEILRPGLSFAEYHKAVGEWVEGELVALNLIDATDLKNQSNAAPAYRKYFMHGISHHLGLSTHDLGDTHGIILPNMVLTIEPGIYIREEKIGIRLENNVVIRADGVQNLTANIPIEVEEIERLMI; via the coding sequence ATGCGTTATAGAGCCATTGATCCCAATCTATTTATAGAAAACAGAAAAAAACTGGTAGCGCACCTGAATACGAATAGCTTAGTGGTGTTCCATGCCAATGACTTAATGCCAAAAAATACAGATGGAACGATGCCATTTGTGCAAAACAGCGACCTTTTTTACCTTTCTGGTATAGATCAAGAAGAAACGATTGTATTGCTCTACCCAGATGCGCCAAAAGAGGAATGGAAAGAAATTTTATTTATAAAAGAAACAGACGCTCAGCTAGCTATTTGGGAAGGCAATACATATACTAAAACAACAGCCACTGCCATTAGTGGCATAGCTACGGTACACTGGACCAGCCAGTTTAAGCAAGTTTTTCATACCCTAATGGGTTTAGCCGATCGGGTATACCTAAACAGCAATGAACATCCAAGGGCCCATTGTTCTATAGCCACCAAAGACAGACGATTTATCAGCTGGTGTAAGGATCACTATCCCCTGCATGAATATGGACGCATTGCACCCATTATGCAACAACTACGCGGCATTAAGGAGGAAACAGAAATCACGTTTATACAAGAAGCATGTAACATTACAGAGGCTGGATTTCGATCTGTTTTACCAATGGTACGTCCTGGCCTAATGGAGTATGAAATAGAAGCAGTGCTTTCCTATGAATTTCTCCGAAGGGGTTCAAAAGGATTCGCCTATGCTCCTATTGTGGCCAGCGGTGCAAATAGTTGCACCTTGCATTATATTCACAATGATCAACCTTGCCCAGCAGGCGAATTGCTACTGATAGATGTAGGTGCAGAATATGCGCATTATTCAGCTGATATAACGCGTGTTATACCTATTGATGGGAAGTTTACATCTAGACAACGGAAGGTATATAATGCGGTACTACGGATATTAAAAGCTGCTCAGGAAATATTACGTCCAGGTTTATCTTTTGCAGAGTATCATAAAGCGGTGGGTGAATGGGTAGAGGGTGAACTGGTAGCACTCAACCTGATAGATGCCACAGATCTCAAAAACCAGTCTAACGCAGCACCAGCTTATAGAAAATATTTTATGCATGGGATTTCGCATCATTTGGGGCTGAGTACCCATGACCTAGGCGATACCCATGGTATCATTTTACCCAATATGGTGCTTACCATAGAACCGGGTATCTATATTAGAGAGGAAAAGATAGGCATACGACTGGAAAATAATGTTGTGATCAGAGCAGATGGAGTGCAAAATTTAACAGCAAATATTCCTATAGAGGTAGAGGAGATAGAGAGGTTGATGATTTAA
- a CDS encoding IS5 family transposase, with amino-acid sequence MSLKQTKQLSFSDISANKRKCKHTFFDQINKLVNWSVVEKALRLHYPKGLRLSGKPAYSPLLLFKMLLLQTWYGLSDYAVEEEVNDRITFSRFCGISMDSSVPDHSVLSRFRTTLTEKNALEKLLHIINNQLSDHGVLVQNGSAAVDASITPTPRRPKGKKSYDLHEDGTITTAESYQKGVDPEASWIKKGHHLYYGYKRHVLVESKEGLVLAVGTTKASSHDSGHLQVLLDKVRLKSGSRLYADKGYSGSPNENLLKKKKLKSAIQKKGARNNPLSPTAKRFNKLVSKTRYKVERVFGSIKSWFRSSGARYIGLAKTHTQHVMEAIAYNLYRSPNIILRGI; translated from the coding sequence ATGTCGCTCAAGCAAACTAAGCAATTAAGTTTTTCAGATATTTCCGCCAATAAGCGTAAGTGCAAACACACTTTCTTTGATCAAATCAACAAGCTAGTTAATTGGTCAGTAGTAGAAAAAGCACTCCGATTACATTATCCTAAAGGTTTACGTTTATCAGGCAAACCGGCCTATAGTCCTCTGCTTCTATTCAAAATGCTATTGCTACAGACGTGGTATGGCTTGAGCGACTATGCAGTCGAAGAAGAAGTGAATGATCGTATCACTTTTAGCAGATTTTGTGGTATTTCGATGGATAGTTCTGTTCCAGATCATAGTGTACTAAGTAGATTTAGAACTACCCTTACAGAGAAGAATGCTTTAGAAAAGTTATTGCATATCATTAATAATCAGCTATCTGATCATGGTGTATTGGTTCAAAACGGTTCAGCAGCTGTAGATGCTTCTATTACCCCTACCCCTAGACGCCCTAAAGGTAAAAAAAGCTACGATCTGCATGAAGATGGAACCATAACCACAGCTGAAAGTTATCAAAAAGGAGTAGATCCAGAAGCAAGTTGGATAAAAAAAGGCCATCATCTCTACTATGGCTATAAGCGGCATGTTCTTGTGGAAAGCAAAGAGGGGTTGGTGCTAGCCGTAGGTACCACAAAAGCATCTAGTCATGATAGTGGGCATTTACAGGTATTATTGGATAAAGTAAGGCTAAAATCAGGCAGCAGACTCTATGCAGATAAAGGCTATAGCGGGTCGCCCAACGAAAATTTACTAAAGAAAAAGAAGTTAAAATCAGCTATTCAGAAAAAAGGGGCTAGAAACAATCCTTTATCACCCACTGCTAAACGGTTTAATAAATTAGTATCTAAAACGCGCTATAAAGTAGAACGGGTATTTGGAAGTATTAAAAGTTGGTTCCGTAGCTCAGGAGCCAGATATATAGGCCTTGCTAAAACCCATACGCAACATGTTATGGAGGCAATAGCCTATAACTTATATAGGTCCCCAAACATCATATTAAGAGGTATCTAG
- a CDS encoding ankyrin repeat domain-containing protein: MDKDLKQTNHTKLYSRSSKKMVALSFVAAVQISGCVSGRGQGFIDLNESVCNDYLLSDEFKQSDDFKILQEKTAKTVSEHFAKPNAELAQKNAQLAKLYAQNVLRKAIEKCALKEVQFILKDPFYSSFITSKELLEGLRLALQYQDTLSFRYKHEKIVHCLLADPILSLEDLCAQDGTGSTLLHLVIKRGDVNAVEYLVEKLPLEHLLLKDNKGRTPMHLAARYKSKKIFSVLFNRLNDLKLAQVIEELLKADNNEYSVIESSYLPKNRSFSALLHNSHVQLSTFHRKGSEMFKHILKILPYRLNHDQLVTIAIGLEELLERETIDKGYAAALRSILKRYIETRYGCNADKIIRFVAYKRYLSYIEKKYGSNAKEVREYIDQHKKLDENIKKRYPGEVDEGYGSGTDSLSNIEE, from the coding sequence ATGGATAAAGATTTAAAACAAACCAATCATACCAAGCTGTACAGCCGATCGTCAAAAAAGATGGTGGCTTTGTCATTTGTAGCTGCTGTACAAATTTCGGGTTGTGTAAGTGGTAGGGGGCAGGGATTTATTGATCTTAATGAGTCGGTTTGTAATGACTATTTGCTATCAGATGAGTTTAAGCAATCTGATGATTTCAAAATACTGCAGGAAAAGACAGCTAAGACTGTTTCAGAACATTTTGCTAAACCAAATGCGGAATTGGCTCAAAAAAATGCGCAATTGGCTAAATTATATGCGCAAAATGTGCTTCGCAAGGCTATAGAAAAATGTGCTTTAAAAGAAGTTCAATTTATATTGAAGGATCCATTTTACAGCTCATTCATTACGTCCAAGGAGCTTCTTGAGGGCTTAAGGTTGGCGCTGCAGTATCAGGATACACTGTCATTTAGGTATAAGCATGAGAAAATAGTTCATTGCTTGTTAGCAGACCCTATACTTTCTCTAGAGGATTTATGTGCGCAAGATGGAACGGGAAGCACGCTGCTGCATCTAGTTATTAAGCGTGGTGATGTCAATGCCGTGGAATACTTAGTAGAGAAGCTTCCTTTAGAGCATTTATTGTTGAAGGATAACAAGGGGAGGACCCCAATGCATTTGGCTGCTCGTTACAAGAGCAAAAAAATATTTAGCGTATTATTTAATAGACTAAATGACTTGAAATTAGCTCAAGTAATTGAGGAGTTATTAAAAGCGGATAACAATGAGTATTCTGTAATTGAGAGTAGTTATTTGCCTAAAAATAGGAGCTTCTCAGCCTTGTTGCATAATAGTCATGTCCAACTCTCAACCTTCCATAGGAAAGGAAGTGAAATGTTTAAGCATATTTTGAAAATTTTACCTTATCGTTTAAACCATGATCAACTTGTTACTATTGCGATAGGACTTGAAGAGCTATTAGAGCGTGAAACCATCGATAAAGGATATGCTGCTGCGTTGCGTTCTATACTAAAGCGTTATATTGAGACCCGGTATGGTTGCAATGCAGACAAGATTATTCGGTTTGTAGCCTATAAGAGATACCTCTCCTATATCGAAAAAAAATATGGTAGCAATGCAAAAGAGGTTAGGGAGTACATAGACCAGCACAAAAAACTTGACGAAAATATCAAGAAGCGATATCCTGGCGAAGTAGACGAAGGGTATGGGTCCGGGACAGATAGCCTCTCCAATATAGAGGAATAA
- a CDS encoding NAD(+)/NADH kinase — MSIALHSRKVCPVGLAFLEQLCSLAAGYQKRVMVSTVFGTLLDSATGALGHLPVFDLEQLHLQSDIDLIISLGGDGTFLETIHYLKDHAIPLLGIHTGNLGFLTRVTQREAIDGLVGFFEGDYTLETRSLLALYGSDGPVSFALNEVALLKRDRANLLTIDAYIDEQFITTYRADGLIVATPTGSTAYSLSCSGPIVLASSNSFVITPISPHNLALRPLVVPDTALLRFVVRSQEILVSTDGRAMPMATHQPLVVKKAPFTLKLVQFGHATIFDVLREKLYWGLDARR; from the coding sequence ATGTCGATTGCCCTACATAGCAGAAAAGTTTGTCCAGTTGGTTTAGCATTTCTAGAGCAGCTTTGCTCTTTAGCAGCAGGCTATCAAAAGCGTGTAATGGTTTCTACTGTTTTCGGAACGTTACTCGATAGCGCTACTGGTGCTCTGGGTCACCTACCCGTTTTCGATCTAGAGCAGTTGCATCTACAATCAGATATAGACTTAATCATCAGTTTGGGTGGGGATGGAACCTTTCTAGAAACCATCCATTACCTTAAAGACCACGCGATTCCTCTATTGGGTATCCATACAGGTAATTTGGGCTTTCTAACTAGGGTAACCCAGAGAGAAGCCATTGATGGTTTGGTGGGTTTTTTTGAGGGTGATTATACCCTGGAAACGCGCAGCCTTTTGGCTTTATATGGTTCAGATGGTCCTGTTTCTTTTGCACTGAATGAAGTAGCGCTGCTCAAGCGCGATAGGGCTAATTTACTTACCATTGATGCCTATATAGATGAACAATTCATTACGACTTACAGAGCGGATGGGTTGATTGTTGCCACACCTACAGGTTCTACTGCTTATTCGTTGAGTTGCTCAGGTCCTATTGTGTTGGCCAGCTCCAATAGCTTTGTCATTACCCCTATTAGCCCGCATAACTTAGCGTTACGTCCACTGGTTGTTCCCGACACCGCGCTGTTACGTTTTGTGGTGAGAAGCCAGGAGATACTGGTTTCTACAGATGGAAGAGCGATGCCCATGGCTACACACCAACCCCTTGTAGTGAAAAAAGCCCCTTTTACATTGAAGCTGGTCCAATTTGGCCATGCTACTATTTTTGATGTCTTACGTGAAAAGTTGTATTGGGGATTGGATGCAAGAAGGTAA
- a CDS encoding gliding motility lipoprotein GldB: MNRHHKNIQISLSILLIGAILWIGYRYPYTNLSKQNNKDCHLPIERLEQALFNAKEQQAITQLLLKHQLFSKEFLNVKEATSEQGYQQTAASLFEMGQDPTIRALYEESSRQFPEDTTIIHPLQKAFYRLKKYYPTIRLPKVYTMITGMSHDLYVSNRLIVIGLDCFLGQNPSFSMHHLPKYIADTYDPASIASKIMLLYTQQFNATDPSDKSLLAEMLYYGKSFFLVKMLLPDIPDHLLLGYTEEQLREVNKYKTIIWDHFIENELLYNTNDFVKNNYILPRPSTSEIGPSCPGSIGKWLGWEIIKSYMQKNKSKKVNDLMEAIDNPTLLRHACYQPKDER, translated from the coding sequence GTGAACAGACACCATAAAAATATACAAATAAGCCTAAGCATCTTGCTTATTGGAGCCATCTTATGGATAGGCTATCGCTATCCATATACCAACCTATCTAAGCAAAACAATAAAGATTGCCATCTACCTATTGAACGGCTAGAACAGGCACTTTTTAATGCCAAAGAGCAGCAAGCCATCACCCAACTACTGCTCAAACATCAATTATTCAGTAAGGAATTTCTAAATGTAAAAGAAGCAACAAGCGAACAGGGCTACCAACAAACAGCTGCATCATTATTTGAAATGGGGCAAGATCCGACTATAAGGGCGCTATATGAAGAAAGCAGCCGACAGTTTCCAGAGGACACAACCATTATACACCCCCTCCAAAAAGCCTTTTACCGTTTAAAAAAATACTACCCAACTATAAGGCTGCCAAAGGTATATACAATGATTACAGGCATGAGCCATGATCTCTATGTAAGCAACAGATTAATTGTAATTGGATTAGACTGCTTTTTAGGACAGAATCCTTCATTTAGCATGCATCATTTACCCAAATACATTGCAGACACCTATGACCCTGCTTCGATTGCATCTAAAATCATGCTGCTCTACACACAGCAATTCAATGCAACAGACCCCTCTGATAAAAGCTTACTAGCAGAAATGCTCTATTATGGGAAGTCATTTTTTCTAGTCAAAATGCTCCTACCCGATATACCAGACCATCTGCTACTTGGTTACACCGAAGAACAATTAAGGGAAGTCAATAAATATAAAACGATTATATGGGACCATTTTATTGAAAATGAGCTGTTATACAACACAAATGATTTTGTAAAAAACAATTATATATTGCCTCGCCCATCTACAAGTGAAATAGGACCAAGCTGTCCTGGAAGCATCGGAAAATGGCTGGGATGGGAAATTATAAAAAGCTATATGCAAAAGAATAAATCTAAAAAGGTCAATGACTTAATGGAAGCTATAGATAACCCAACCCTATTACGCCATGCTTGCTATCAGCCAAAAGATGAGCGATAA